The proteins below come from a single Rhizobium lentis genomic window:
- a CDS encoding GGDEF domain-containing protein — protein MDALIEQLLNLSAQTETLMALYDGDDRLRYANSAFRSAYFIEPEETPLWPDLMRRNFHLGRGTVIRTENFEEWLRSTQSRRGKIGYRAFETDLSDGRWLWMTEAVQKNGWMLCIASDITRLRAHGRTVRQDRDQAIKASYTDELTGVANRRFVMARVEDMLAAVRHGGSGCLAVFDIDNFKHINDRLGHHAGDLVLRDFAHRIHQNVRRNDCFGRVGGEEFLLVMPATGPEDALAMVERMLTVIRFSRPLPDSPDFSYTCSAGIATCVPTDSASELYRRADQALYDAKMSGRDRVRAA, from the coding sequence ATGGACGCACTCATCGAACAGCTTCTCAACCTTTCCGCACAGACCGAAACGCTGATGGCGCTCTACGATGGGGATGACCGGCTGCGCTATGCCAACAGCGCCTTCCGCTCGGCCTATTTCATCGAGCCGGAGGAAACGCCGCTCTGGCCGGATCTGATGCGGCGCAATTTTCATCTCGGCCGCGGCACCGTCATCCGCACGGAGAATTTCGAGGAATGGCTGCGCTCGACCCAGTCGCGCCGAGGCAAGATCGGCTATCGCGCCTTCGAGACGGATCTTTCCGACGGCCGCTGGCTGTGGATGACCGAGGCAGTGCAGAAGAACGGCTGGATGCTCTGCATCGCCAGCGACATCACCCGTCTCCGAGCGCACGGCCGCACCGTCCGGCAGGATCGCGACCAGGCGATCAAGGCTTCCTACACCGACGAACTCACCGGCGTTGCCAACCGCCGCTTCGTCATGGCCCGCGTCGAAGACATGCTGGCCGCTGTCCGGCATGGCGGCAGCGGCTGCCTCGCCGTCTTCGACATCGATAATTTCAAGCACATCAACGACCGGCTCGGCCACCACGCCGGCGATCTCGTGCTGCGCGATTTCGCCCACCGCATCCATCAGAATGTCCGCCGCAACGACTGCTTCGGCCGCGTCGGCGGCGAAGAATTCCTCCTCGTCATGCCGGCCACCGGGCCGGAGGACGCGCTTGCCATGGTCGAACGCATGCTGACAGTGATCCGCTTCTCCCGACCGCTGCCGGACTCGCCCGACTTCAGCTACACGTGCTCCGCCGGGATCGCGACGTGTGTGCCGACGGACAGCGCGTCGGAGCTTTATAGGCGGGCGGATCAGGCGCTTTATGATGCGAAGATGAGTGGTCGGGACAGGGTGCGGGCGGCGTAG
- a CDS encoding GNAT family N-acetyltransferase, whose protein sequence is MTLSPPAPLADHHELVEFGSGVPELDDWLRRRARANQASGASRTFVVCEANRVVAYYALASGAVRQPEAPGRFRRNMPDPIPVAVLGRLAIDRSYQGRGLGRALVRDAGLRLLNAAEIIGIRALLVHAISDEARAFYEAVGFLPSPSDPMMQMVGLHDLDSALR, encoded by the coding sequence GTGACCCTCAGCCCTCCGGCGCCATTGGCCGATCATCACGAGCTGGTCGAATTCGGTTCCGGCGTGCCTGAACTGGATGATTGGCTGCGTCGCCGCGCCCGCGCCAACCAGGCGAGCGGCGCATCGCGCACCTTCGTCGTGTGCGAGGCAAACCGGGTCGTCGCCTACTACGCGCTCGCCTCGGGCGCAGTGCGGCAGCCGGAAGCGCCCGGCCGTTTTCGGCGCAACATGCCCGATCCGATTCCGGTTGCCGTGCTTGGCCGTCTCGCCATAGATCGATCGTACCAGGGGCGGGGTCTCGGCAGGGCCCTGGTGCGCGACGCGGGCCTGCGCCTGCTCAACGCCGCAGAGATCATCGGAATCCGCGCTCTGCTGGTGCATGCGATTTCCGACGAGGCGCGAGCCTTCTACGAGGCGGTCGGCTTCCTGCCCTCGCCATCCGATCCGATGATGCAGATGGTCGGCTTGCATGATCTCGACAGCGCGCTGCGCTGA
- a CDS encoding DUF1778 domain-containing protein: MPTSTTNKSPDASVPLNMRIKPATRNLIDRAAELLGKTRTDFMLEASERRAEEVLLDRAIVTVSPEIYAEYLARLDAPAKPNERLKRTMSTKAPWDEA; encoded by the coding sequence ATGCCGACATCCACCACGAACAAGAGCCCGGACGCAAGCGTGCCGCTGAATATGCGCATCAAACCTGCGACCCGCAATTTGATCGACCGCGCCGCTGAGCTGCTTGGCAAGACGCGCACGGATTTTATGCTGGAGGCTTCCGAACGGCGGGCTGAGGAAGTACTGCTCGACCGTGCCATCGTTACGGTCAGCCCCGAAATCTATGCTGAATACCTTGCCCGCCTCGACGCGCCGGCTAAGCCCAATGAGCGTCTGAAACGGACCATGTCGACCAAAGCACCATGGGATGAGGCGTGA
- a CDS encoding mandelate racemase/muconate lactonizing enzyme family protein gives MKITDLRCAVIGRHPIVRIVTDEGLYGLGEVEFTKTYLKPFVLHFREALIGEDPTDVERVMLKIRQRGSFKPYGAAVSAIEHALWDIAGKAAGVPAYKLLGGKVRDKVRVYNGSVRQKRTGDRPEDYAADVKWMMEQPQNFFMIKQGISFHSNMKDTIEDFHYGVTQKKAGYHGAMDQGVISERGFNHMLDCVIAMKEVLGDKVSLALDCGPGWMLPDAIRFARAVEKYNLMWLEDMLTGDYVPWVNPQAYRELTTSTSTPIHTGEQIYLRHNFKELIETQAVRVIGPDPADIGGMAELKWVAEHAYMHSILMAPHGTANGLLGLGALINVCATLPANYVAFEYPTASDPWWEDLVIGLPPQIVKDSMVDLLEAPGLGLDIDAEGARKYLMEEDAGFFD, from the coding sequence ATGAAGATCACCGACCTGCGCTGTGCCGTTATCGGCAGACACCCGATCGTCCGCATCGTCACCGACGAGGGCCTCTACGGCCTGGGCGAAGTCGAATTCACCAAGACCTATCTCAAGCCCTTTGTGCTGCATTTCCGTGAGGCGCTGATCGGCGAGGATCCGACCGATGTCGAAAGAGTGATGCTGAAGATCCGCCAGCGTGGCTCCTTCAAGCCGTATGGCGCGGCGGTGAGCGCGATCGAGCATGCGCTCTGGGATATCGCCGGCAAGGCTGCGGGCGTGCCGGCCTATAAACTGCTCGGCGGCAAGGTGCGGGACAAGGTGCGCGTCTACAACGGCTCGGTCCGCCAGAAACGCACCGGTGACCGCCCGGAAGATTACGCCGCTGACGTCAAATGGATGATGGAGCAGCCGCAGAACTTCTTCATGATCAAGCAGGGAATCTCCTTCCATTCCAACATGAAGGACACCATCGAGGACTTCCATTACGGCGTGACGCAGAAGAAGGCCGGCTATCACGGTGCCATGGACCAGGGCGTCATCAGCGAGCGCGGCTTCAACCACATGCTCGACTGCGTGATCGCGATGAAGGAAGTGCTGGGCGACAAGGTCAGCCTGGCGCTCGACTGCGGCCCGGGCTGGATGCTGCCGGATGCGATCAGGTTCGCTCGCGCCGTCGAGAAGTACAATTTGATGTGGCTCGAGGACATGCTGACAGGCGACTACGTGCCATGGGTCAACCCGCAGGCCTATCGGGAGCTGACAACCTCCACGTCGACCCCGATCCATACCGGTGAGCAAATCTACCTCAGGCACAATTTCAAGGAGCTGATCGAGACGCAGGCGGTTCGCGTCATCGGCCCCGATCCGGCCGATATCGGCGGCATGGCCGAGCTCAAATGGGTCGCCGAGCACGCCTACATGCACTCGATCCTGATGGCGCCGCACGGCACCGCCAACGGCCTGCTCGGCCTCGGCGCACTGATCAATGTCTGCGCCACCTTGCCGGCAAATTACGTCGCCTTCGAATATCCGACCGCGTCTGACCCGTGGTGGGAGGATCTCGTGATCGGCCTGCCGCCGCAGATCGTCAAGGACAGCATGGTGGATCTGCTGGAAGCGCCGGGGCTGGGGCTCGACATCGACGCCGAAGGCGCCAGGAAATATCTCATGGAAGAGGATGCGGGCTTTTTCGACTAA
- a CDS encoding mandelate racemase/muconate lactonizing enzyme family protein, which produces MPEAYGADEALNRVNTHSRPSDLRITDMRVAEILDAPFTSVLLKIYTNQGIVGLGEVRDGASATYALMLKSRLLGENPCNIDRLFRRIKQFGGHGRQGGGVSAIEIALWDLAGKAYGVPVYQMLGGRFREKVRVYCDTDATVPSGTETGKRLKQRMELGFTFLKMDLGLMQIADVPGAVVFPAGSLEGYRDRPSRGPLKTIEERLVRNASYDLHNVQHPFTGLHFSDKGLDLLEQYIAEVREVIGMQVPLAIDHIGHISMQNGIRLARRIEKYVPAWLEDVIPWQYTEQYRQLQDSTTVPICTGEDIYLKEGFEPLLRSGGVSVIHPDLLTTGGILETKKIGDMAQDRGVAMAIHMAESPIAAMAAAHVATATENFMALEYHACDVGWWDDIVTGLPRPLVKDGFITVPDKPGLGIDDVVDEVISQHLQPGVTGIWQPTDHWDDEYSWDRTWS; this is translated from the coding sequence ATGCCAGAGGCATATGGAGCCGACGAGGCGCTCAATCGGGTGAATACGCATTCCAGGCCTTCCGACCTTCGCATCACCGACATGCGGGTCGCCGAAATACTCGACGCGCCGTTCACCTCGGTGCTGCTCAAGATCTATACCAACCAGGGCATTGTCGGGCTTGGCGAGGTGCGCGACGGCGCCAGCGCCACCTACGCGCTGATGCTGAAGAGCCGGTTGCTGGGTGAGAACCCTTGCAATATCGATCGACTGTTTCGCCGGATCAAGCAGTTCGGCGGCCACGGCCGGCAGGGCGGCGGCGTATCGGCGATTGAAATCGCCTTGTGGGATCTTGCCGGCAAGGCCTATGGCGTCCCTGTCTACCAGATGCTCGGCGGCCGTTTTCGGGAGAAGGTGCGCGTCTACTGCGATACCGACGCCACCGTGCCGAGCGGCACCGAGACCGGCAAGCGCCTCAAGCAGCGCATGGAACTCGGCTTCACCTTCCTCAAGATGGATTTGGGACTGATGCAGATCGCGGATGTGCCCGGTGCGGTCGTATTTCCCGCCGGCTCACTGGAAGGATACCGCGACCGTCCCAGTCGCGGGCCGCTGAAGACCATCGAAGAGCGGCTTGTCCGCAACGCTTCCTACGATCTGCATAACGTCCAGCACCCGTTTACCGGACTCCATTTTTCCGACAAGGGCCTCGACCTGCTCGAGCAATATATCGCCGAGGTTCGTGAGGTGATCGGCATGCAGGTGCCGCTGGCGATCGACCATATCGGCCATATCTCGATGCAGAACGGCATTCGCCTTGCCCGGCGCATCGAGAAATACGTGCCGGCCTGGCTCGAGGATGTGATCCCCTGGCAGTATACCGAGCAGTACCGACAACTGCAGGACTCCACCACGGTGCCGATCTGCACCGGCGAGGACATATACCTCAAGGAGGGCTTCGAGCCGCTGCTCAGGAGCGGCGGCGTCTCCGTCATCCACCCGGACCTGCTCACCACCGGGGGCATCCTCGAGACCAAGAAGATCGGCGACATGGCGCAGGACCGTGGTGTCGCCATGGCCATCCACATGGCGGAAAGTCCGATCGCCGCAATGGCCGCCGCACACGTCGCGACGGCGACCGAAAACTTCATGGCGCTCGAATACCACGCCTGCGATGTCGGCTGGTGGGACGATATTGTCACCGGCCTTCCCAGGCCGCTGGTGAAGGACGGCTTTATCACCGTTCCCGATAAGCCGGGGCTGGGGATCGACGACGTCGTCGACGAGGTGATCTCGCAGCATCTGCAGCCCGGGGTTACCGGCATCTGGCAGCCGACGGATCACTGGGATGATGAGTATTCCTGGGATCGCACCTGGAGCTGA